The following are encoded together in the Tripterygium wilfordii isolate XIE 37 chromosome 18, ASM1340144v1, whole genome shotgun sequence genome:
- the LOC119983983 gene encoding protein prenyltransferase alpha subunit repeat-containing protein 1: MREAESIREGKAFDLLQKFEYILESDPLIEEVGFLHPSQFVTLAKEGDDNLDHGSETLDYFWIRDHKLGISTAVLLPLYNAAKCAFTAAAMQYKRMIEDFSCSAGVEAAQSSFSSSCGSFESEVMKHSRVLLLLSSDFGTAWNSRKLVVSKKQSISTFIDELLLSALVLSYSPKSEHAWCHRRWVIKIIAGKCPTFQEVLENESELVEKIAEKSKMNYRAWNHRCWIVSYMTKELVLCELLKSRDWAALHVADNSCFHYRRRLMHRMVEDSCHEKEDKSSGHNDEICRMWKEELDWNELLIKRYVGREALWIHRRFVSICWINHFAANLSGKSCLSRDNLCINNSICTFLDNEICLLYTCSTILDSDFEDFEAQAVYAVTYMLWLTKQIPESQGSEVLKKLQAGQTKTMLNEACSEKPFLHDFL; the protein is encoded by the exons ATGAGAGAAGCAGAGTCAATTCGCGAAGGGAAGGCTTTCGATCTGTTACAGAAATTCGAATACATACTGGAATCGGATCCTTTGAT TGAGGAAGTAGGGTTTCTCCACCCATCCCAGTTTGTTACACTAGCCAAAGAGGGAGATGATAATCTCGATCATGGCAGTGAAACGCTTGATTACTTTTGGATTAGGGATCATAAATTGGGCATTTCAACCGCAGTGCTTCTTCCGTTATACAATGCCGCCAAATGTGCATTTACTGCTGCAGCTATGCAATACAAGAGGATGATCGAGGATTTCTCTTGTTCGGCTGGAGTTGAAGCTGCACAGTCTAGCTTTTCATCTTCCTGTGGTAGTTTCGAGAGTGAAGTAATGAAGCACAGCCGAGTTCTTTTGCTTTTAAGCTCTGATTTTGGCACTGCATGGAATTCCAG AAAGCTAGTTGTGTCAAAGAAGCAGTCCATCTCAACGTTTATTGATGAGCTTCTTTTGTCTGCCCTGGTCCTCTCCTATTCTCCTAAAAGCGAGCATGCCTGGTGCCATAG GCGGTGGGTGATCAAGATTATTGCTGGAAAATGCCCCACTTTCCAGGAGGTCTTGGAAAACGAATCTGAGCTAGTGGAAAAAATAGCCGAG AAATCAAAGATGAATTATCGTGCGTGGAACCACCGTTGTTGGATAGTTTCCTACATGACAAAGGAATTG GTGCTATGTGAGTTGCTGAAATCGAGAGATTGGGCTGCACTGCATGTTGCTGATAATTCTTGCTTTCACTATCGCAGG CGACTAATGCATAGGATGGTGGAGGACTCCTGTCATGAGAAGGAAGATAAATCTTCTGGTCACAATGATGAGATATGTCGAATGTGGAAg GAGGAGCTTGATTGGAACGAACTACTGATAAAGCGGTATGTTGGAAGAGAG GCTTTATGGATCCATCGCCGCTTTGTCTCCATATGTTGGATAAACCATTTTGCTGCTAATCTTAGTGGCAAATCATGCCTTTCAAGGGATAATTTATGCATAAACAACAGCATATGTACTTTTTTGGATAATGAGATATGTCTCCTATACACCTGCTCAACAATTTTGGATAGTGACTTTGAAGATTTTGAAGCACAAGCAGTTTATGCCGTTACTTACATGTTATGGCTGACAAAG CAAATCCCTGAATCCCAAGGATCTGAAGTATTAAAGAAGTTACAAGCAGGGCAGACAAAGACAATGCTGAATGAGGCTTGCTCTGAGAAGCCCTTCCTTCATGATTTTTTGTAA
- the LOC119983490 gene encoding ankyrin repeat-containing protein BDA1-like, whose product MSTRTHTHTHIYTHISYAPKHLKTQKSSFYQGMDIRLFEAAQIGNVNILHQLLAQNPLILNSITLLYSENPLHVASTAGHVEFVKEILRLKPDLAKELNRDGFSPMHMAAANGHVEITQELLKADCENCRLEGRDARTPLHFAAMKGRTSIITEMVSACAECIEDVTVSKETALHLAINCSQFEVIRVLVGSIKELKKEQILNMKDEQGNTALHLATWKKQRRVSNSFIIIVIIKYTVSLQVIGLLLESGAGILEVNAVNQCGLTALDILQIFPSEAGDREIEDNLHYAGATRARDISLSPMPSFGPHNQAVVNSPSEPEMRQFESNNLVDYFKFKKDRDSPSEARSSMLIIAALVAAATFQAAVNPPGGVWQDTYVPNSPNQNLSSINKAHNAGESILGSSKVVGYAIFMFFNSLGFVLSLIMIDILTSKFPLRFELEVCMVAMYFSYNSALINVSPSDLRLSVIITTAILSSIPPVLVAKWMRLFAKWLKEVLMQNLFAPRR is encoded by the exons ATGAGCACAcggacacacacacacacacacatatatacacatatatccTATGCGCCAAAACACCTCAAGACACAAAAGAGCTCATTCTATCAAGGTATGGATATAAGGCTGTTTGAGGCTGCTCAAATTGGAAATGTCAACATCTTGCACCAACTGCTAGCACAAAATCCTCTCATCCTTAATTCCATAACATTACTTTATTCAGAGAATCCTCTACATGTTGCCTCCACTGCCGGACATGTTGAATTTGTCAAGGAGATCTTGAGGTTGAAGCCAGACCTGGCAAAAGAACTTAACCGAGATGGCTTTAGTCCCATGCACATGGCTGCAGCCAATGGCCATGTAGAGATTACACAGGAACTACTAAAAGCTGACTGCGAAAATTGCAGGCTAGAGGGAAGAGATGCAAGGACTCCCCTTCATTTTGCAGCGATGAAAGGGAGGACTAGTATCATCACTGAAATGGTTTCGGCTTGTGCTGAGTGCATTGAAGATGTGACTGTTTCAAAAGAGACAGCATTGCACCTAGCCATTAACTGTAGCCAGTTTGAAGTCATCAGAGTATTGGTGGGTTCAATTAAAGAGTTGAAGAAGGAACAAATATTGAATATGAAGGACGAACAAGGTAATACAGCTCTGCATCTGGCAACCTGGAAAAAACAACGGCGGGTAAGTAATTCTTTTATAATCATAGTCATAATTAAATA CACT GTATCTCTACAGGTGATAGGGTTGTTACTCGAAAGTGGAGCTGGAATTTTGGAAGTAAATGCTGTAAACCAGTGTGGTCTTACAGCCTTGGACATCCTACAAATCTTCCCTAGTGAAGCTGGTGACAGAGAGATAGAGGATAATCTTCACTATGCTGGTGCTACGAGAGCAAGGGACATTAGTCTTTCTCCCATGCCTTCCTTTGGACCTCATAACCAAGCCGTAGTAAACAGCCCATCAGAACCAGAGATGCGTCAATTTGAATCAAACAATTTGGTGGATTATTTCAAGTTCAAAAAGGATAGAGACTCTCCTAGTGAAGCACGTAGTTCAATGTTAATTATAGCAGCTCTGGTGGCAGCGGCAACATTTCAGGCTGCTGTGAACCCTCCTGGTGGTGTATGGCAAGACACTTATGTGCCAAACAGTCCAAACCAAAACCTTAGCAGCATCAACAAAGCACACAATGCAGGAGAGTCTATTTTGGGTTCTTCCAAAGTAGTTGGATATGCAATCTTCATGTTTTTTAACTCGTTAGGCTTTGTATTGTCTCTTATCATGATCGACATCCTTACAAGCAAGTTTCCCTTGCGGTTTGAGCTTGAAGTCTGCATGGTTGCAATGTATTTCTCGTACAACTCTGCATTAATCAATGTATCACCAAGTGATTTGAGGCTGTCTGTAATTATAACCACAGCTATCTTGAGTTCAATCCCACCAGTACTCGTTGCCAAATGGATGAGACTATTTGCCAAGTGGCTCAAAGAAGTGTTGATGCAAAACCTTTTTGCACCTCGGAGATGA